From Podospora bellae-mahoneyi strain CBS 112042 chromosome 3, whole genome shotgun sequence, the proteins below share one genomic window:
- a CDS encoding hypothetical protein (COG:M; EggNog:ENOG503NW9Q): MSKRPLSTENIDNTTAESRKRGRIASDGLETSGANLSQQGANSEYTVGWICALATESVAARAFLDEEYGGLEAVAQHDNNSYILGKIGSHNVVIAVLPDAEYGTTSAAAVARDMLHSFPNVRIGLMVGIGGGAPSLKRDIRLGDVVVSSPGGGKGGVFQYDFGKTIQDQTFQETAFLDQPPTVLRAAVSTLKGTYDMKGHQLVDDVEMALKKIKKRKKYRKPPPASDRLYRSDVVHPSHSSESCEITCGNDEANLVVRDKRDEEDDDPAIHYGLIASGNQLMKDARIRDKLADEKGVLCFEMEAAGLMNHFPCLVIRGICDYSDSHKNKDWQGYAAMMAAAYAKDLLRQIPSHKVEEERRIGEAVQESLGYLHQTANETKAEVETIRRNHHLAEVERWLRPPDTSTNFNEARRKWHEGSGLWFLDSPAFNKWKCGSHHLWLHGLAGCGKTVLTATIVDHLQKRNDCIVLQFYFDFNDTSKQKVDGVLRSLVFQLYKLGSSSKELDSLYQSHFDCQRQPDNPSLTKTLHAMLKDSKNTYLVMDALDECIERGELLQWMMEFFKAPDLGHVRMIATGRPDEEFLRRIPGWIGKNNCLQLDKEAVNADIRSYVTVKLEQSPDFLEKELSQDLRERIRNEVGDRADGMWHRFRWAACQLASLAKCMSPRDIETALQTLPRDLNETYQRMLQNIPANLKKDAIRLLQFLVHSKRPLTLHEAVEVIATQTDEEPRGFDLKRRLFRDDDILQYCPSLVSVIDVEDYDGARKELHLAHFSVKEYLLKEGQFGLPLASIVITRTCLTYLTDIEGGWREVEKRFAMAQYAAKYWMDYAVLAERSEDVVQLSIKFLQDESTFQRWVQLYQAAKMLTIAPDPRQELRLYYACLGGLVAVSRALIDGDADVNAQGGHYGNALQAAAYRGHRDIVQLLLDRGADVNAQGGHYGNALQAASEGGYQDMVQLLLDRGTDFNIQGGWYGNALQAAASEGGHRDIVHLLLDRGADVNAQGGCYGNALQAAAYRGHRDIVHLLLDRGADVNAQGGCYGNALQAAAYRGHRDIVQLFLDRGADVNAQGGDYGNALQAAAYRGYRDIVQLLLDRGADINAQGGCYGNALQAAAYRGYRDIVQLLLDRGADINAQGGDYGNALQAAAYRGYRDIVQLLLDRGADVNAQGGCYGNALLAAAYRGYRDIVQLLLDRGADINAQGGDYGNALQAAAYRGYRDIVQLLLDRGADINAQGGWYGNALHAAAYRGYRDIVQLLLDRGADINAQGGHYGNALQAASEGGYQDMVQLLLDRGTDFNIQGGRYGNALQAAASEGGHRDIVHLLLDRGADVNAQSGCYGNALQAAAYRGHRDIVQLFLDRGADVNAQGGCYGNALQAAACGGHRDIVQSLLDRGADINAQGGDYGNALQAAAYRGYRDIVQLLLDRGADINAQGGRYSNALHAASEGGHRDIVHLLLDRGADTTALDENVWHHSLI, from the exons ATGTCGAAGCGACCATTAAGTACGGAAAACATTGACAATACTACGGCCGAAAGTagaaagagggggagaatAGCTTCGGATGGTTTGGAGACCTCGGGAGCCAATCTCTCTCAACAAGGAGCGAATTCGGAATATACAGTCGGCTGGATTTGCGCTCTAGCTACGGAATCTGTAGCAGCCCGAGCCTTCCTCGATGAAGAATACGGCGGCCTTGAAGCAGTCGCCCAGCACGACAACAATAGCTATATCTTGGGCAAGATCGGCAGTCACAATGTCGTAATTGCCGTTCTGCCTGATGCAGAATATGGCACAACGTCCGCGGCGGCAGTAGCTCGAGACATGCTTCACAGCTTTCCGAACGTACGCATTGGATTGATGGTCGGCATTGGAGGTGGTGCGCCTAGTCTGAAGCGTGATATCCGACTCGGGGATGTAGTAGTCAGCAGTCCCGGTGGCGGGAAAGGCGGCGTATTCCAGTACGACTTTGGCAAGACCATTCAGGATCAGACGTTCCAAGAGACTGCATTCTTGGACCAACCACCCACGGTGCTGCGGGCGGCTGTAAGCACGCTCAAAGGCACATACGATATGAAGGGCCACCAGCTTGTGGACGATGTGGAAATGGCATTGAAGAAGATTAAGAAGCGGAAAAAATACagaaaacctcctccagcaagcGATAGACTATACAGATCCGACGTTGTACATCCTTCGCACTCGTCTGAAAGCTGCGAGATCACATGCGGTAATGACGAGGCCAACTTGGTGGTCCGAGATAAacgagatgaagaggacgacgatCCTGCAATTCACTACGGTTTAATTGCCAGTGGAAACCAACTGATGAAGGATGCGCGTATCCGGGACAAGTTAGCggatgaaaagggggttcTTTGCTTCGAGATGGAGGCGGCCGGTTTGATGAACCATTTCCCGTGCCTAGTGATCCGCGGGATATGCGACTATTCCGACTCGCACAAGAACAAGGATTGGCAAGGATATGCGGCAATGATGGCAGCGGCGTATGCGAAGGATCTTCTGCGTCAGATCCCATCTCATAAggtcgaggaagagaggaggattGGCGAA GCAGTTCAAGAGAGCCTGGGATACCTACACCAGACGGCGAATGAGACCAAAGCTGAGGTCGAAACTATAAGACGCAATCATCACCTCGCTGAAGTTGAGAGATGGCTCCGCCCGCCCGACACATCGACTAACTTCAATGAAGCGAGAAGAAAATGGCACGAAGGGTCTGGGCTATGGTTCCTCGATAGCCCTGCCTTCAATAAGTGGAAGTGTGGATCGCATCATCTGTGGCTTCACGGCTTAGCAGGATGTGGCAAAACTGTCCTTACTGCGACGATAGTGGATCATCTCCAGAAGAGGAACGATTGCATAGTCCTGCAATTCTACTTCGATTTCAACGACACTTCGAAACAGAAGGTGGACGGCGTGTTGCGCTCTCTTGTCTTTCAGCTCTACAAATTAGGATCTAGTTCTAAGGAGCTTGACAGCCTATACCAATCCCACTTCGACTGCCAGAGACAGCCAGACAATCCAAGTTTAACAAAAACACTCCACGCAATGTTGAAGGACTCGAAAAATACTTATCTAGTCATGGATGCACTAGACGAGTGCATAGAGAGAGGGGAACTGCTCCAGTGGATGATGGAATTCTTCAAAGCGCCCGACCTAGGCCATGTTCGTATGATCGCCACTGGCCGGCCAGATGAAGAGTTTCTGAGACGCATTCCCGGTTGGATAGGCAAAAACAACTGTTTGCAACTCGACAAAGAGGCTGTCAACGCCGACATACGCTCCTATGTCACGGTAAAGCTTGAGCAGAGTCCCGATTTCTTGGAAAAGGAACTGTCTCAGGATCTTCGCGAACGGATTCGGAATGAAGTCGGAGATAGGGCTGACGGGATGTGG CATAGGTTCAGATGGGCAGCATGTCAATTGGCCAGCCTTGCAAAATGTATGAGTCCCAGGGATATCGAAACAGCTCTTCAGACTTTGCCCCGGGATCTCAATGAGACATATCAGCGCATGCTTCAAAACATACCAGCAAACCTTAAGAAGGATGCCATACGTCTCCTACAATTCCTTGTCCACAGCAAGCGGCCGTTAACGCTACATGAGGCCGTAGAGGTAATAGCCACACAGACGGATGAGGAGCCACGAGGCTTCGACCTAAAGCGCAGGCTTTTTCGCGATGACGATATTCTACAGTACTGCCCCAGTCTAGTGTCAGTTATTGATGTCGAAGATTATGACGGGGCTAGAAAAGAGCTCCACCTTGCCCATTTCTCAGTTAAAGAGTATCTTCTGAAGGAAGGGCAGTTTGGTCTACCTCTTGCTAGCATTGTCATTACGAGGACTTGTTTGACATACCTTACGGATATTGAGGGTGGATGGCGGGAAGTTGAGAAGAGATTTGCAATGGCGCAATATGCGGCGAAGTATTGGATGGACTATGCCGTTTTGGCGGAAAGATCAGAAGACGTTGTTCAACTAAGTATCAAGTTTTTACAGGACGAGTCGACTTTTCAGCGGTGGGTTCAGCTGTACCAGGCGGCCAAAATGCTGACCATAGCACCGGATCCTCGACAAGAATTGAGACTCTATTATGCTTGCCTGGGTGGACTTGTAGCAGTCTCAAGAGCCTTGATAGACGGAGACGCCGATGTCAACGCACAGGGCGGCCATTACGGCAACGCTCTTCAGGCTGCTGCATATCGAGGCCACCGAGATATTGTTCAACTTTTGCTGGACAGGGGTGCCGATGTCAACGCACAGGGCGGCCATTACGGTAACGCTCTTCAGGCTGCTTCAGAGGGAGGCTACCAAGATATGGTTCAACTTCTGCTGGACAGGGGTACCGATTTCAACATACAGGGCGGCTGGTACGGCAACGCTCTtcaagctgctgcttcaGAGGGAGGCCACCGAGATATTGTTCACCTTTTGCTGGACAGGGGTGCCGATGTCAACGCACAGGGCGGCTGCTACGGCAACGCTCTTCAAGCTGCTGCATATAGAGGCCACCGAGATATTGTTCACCTTTTGCTGGACAGGGGTGCCGATGTCAACGCACAGGGCGGCTGCTACGGCAACGCTCTTCAGGCTGCTGCATATAGAGGCCACCGAGATATTGTTCAACTTTTTCTGGACAGGGGTGCCGATGTCAACGCACAGGGCGGCGACTACGGTAACGCTCTTCAGGCTGCTGCATATAGAGGCTACCGAGATATTGTTCAACTTCTGCTGGACAGGGGTGCCGATATCAACGCACAGGGCGGCTGCTACGGCAACGCTCTTCAGGCTGCTGCATATAGAGGCTACCGAGATATTGTTCAACTTCTGCTGGACAGGGGTGCCGATATCAACGCACAGGGCGGCGACTACGGTAACGCTCTTCAGGCTGCTGCATATAGAGGCTACCGAGATATTGTTCAACTTCTGCTGGACAGGGGTGCCGATGTCAACGCACAGGGCGGCTGCTACGGCAACGCTCTTCTAGCTGCTGCATATAGAGGCTACCGAGATATTGTTCAACTTCTGCTGGACAGGGGTGCCGATATCAACGCACAGGGCGGCGACTACGGTAACGCTCTTCAGGCTGCTGCATATAGAGGCTACCGAGATATTGTTCAACTTCTGCTGGACAGGGGTGCCGATATCAACGCACAGGGCGGCTGGTATGGCAACGCTCTTCACGCTGCTGCATATAGAGGCTACCGAGATATCGTTCAACTTCTGCTGGACAGGGGTGCTGATATCAACGCACAGGGCGGCCATTACGGTAACGCTCTTCAGGCTGCTTCAGAGGGAGGCTACCAAGATATGGTTCAACTTCTGCTGGACAGGGGTACCGATTTCAACATACAGGGCGGCCGGTACGGCAACGCTCTtcaagctgctgcttcaGAGGGAGGCCACCGAGATATTGTTCACCTTTTGCTGGACAGGGGTGCCGATGTCAACGCACAGAGCGGCTGCTACGGCAACGCTCTTCAAGCTGCTGCATATAGAGGCCACCGAGATATTGTTCAACTTTTTCTGGACAGGGGTGCCGATGTCAACGCACAGGGCGGCTGCTACGGCAACGCTCTTCAAGCTGCTGCATGTGGAGGCCACCGAGATATTGTTCAATCTTTGCTGGACAGGGGTGCCGATATCAACGCACAGGGCGGCGACTACGGTAACGCTCTTCAGGCTGCTGCATATAGAGGCTACCGAGATATTGTTCAACTTCTGCTGGACAGGGGTGCCGATATCAACGCACAGGGCGGCCGGTACAGCAACGCTCTTCATGCTGCTTCAGAGGGAGGCCACCGAGATATTGTTCACCTTTTGCTGGACAGGGGTGCCGATACCACAGCTCTCGATGAAAATGTATGGCACCACTCACTTATTTAG
- a CDS encoding hypothetical protein (EggNog:ENOG503NWY3; COG:S) → MKQISSFLRIEKRPESIFLALNKKQHRGSCQWLTSNDVFQAWVNGYTDMAGLPGSSSGHCPRILWLSGRPGTGKSIASTHVVKYLESHKLDCSFYFFRHNDRSGANVASLLRSLAFQMAEANYQARQAIMRMVEDEVVIDEDGHYTLTSNGSTFRALKFWVIDAVDECAQESLSLVVSMVSKLEKTVPLHIFVTRRPGGELQRLCNHEGTRFFDLSTGLSGSLKDIETFIHARCPQLEDDQTRELFVSDILSKTKEVFPGRR, encoded by the exons ATGAAGCAGATCTCCTCATTTCTTCGGATCGAGAAACGGCCAGAGTCAATCTTCCTTGCCCTCAACAAGAAGCAGCACCGTGGTTCCTGCCAGTGGTTGACCAGCAACGATGTTTTCCAAGCATGGGTGAATGGGTACACCGATATGGCTGGGTTACCCGGAAGTTCAAGCGGTCATTGCCCCAGAATTCTGTGGCTGTCTGGGCGACCAGGAACGGGCAAATCGATCGCTTCCACTCATGTCGTCAAATATCTGGAGTCGCACAAACTGGACTGCAGCTTCTACTTCTTTCGACACAACGACCGGTCCGGAGCGAATGTGGCATCACTATTGCGATCACTGGCGTTTCAAATGGCCGAGGCTAACTACCAGGCTAGGCAGGCCATCATGAGGATGGTAGAAGACGAAGTTGTGATTGACGAGGATGGCCATTACACGCTGACGAGCAAT GGATCGACCTTCAGAGCCCTCAAATTCTGGGTCATCGATGCTGTGGACGAGTGCGCACAAGAATCCCTCTCACTAGTTGTCTCGATGGTCTCCAAACTGGAGAAGACTGTGCCACTGCATATCTTCGTCACCAGACGTCCCGGCGGGGAATTACAAAGGCTGTGTAACCACGAAGGGACTCGATTCTTCGATCTTTCAACGGGCCTGTCCGGCTCCTTGAAGGACATCGAAACATTTATTCATGCCAGATGCCCCCAACTGGAGGACGATCAGACCCGCGAATTATTCGTCTCGGATATCCTGTCAAAGACTAAAGAAGTTTTCCCTGGGCGTCGTTGA
- the HELLF gene encoding Prion amyloid fibrils-forming protein (EggNog:ENOG503PD47; COG:S): protein MDPLSVTASAVALATAALQSAKALHDLVDGLADAPHSVSHSKSLLSQTQTTLGTLARTLETNCAPDTVDSVLKEIELNKVLESTKSICQGFTAAMTRVTSHSTDSHFSKRDRFVVYFQDSKINKLNRDLADCQRTITMVLSSITLIVSSRTSGNIDQLRTQFATQEQALANLSAQLSIREPEPQADDDGIAAEGDSSARLTDSLRDVCQKTLSATRACRTGQKFGDMKTDDHSIAMQGIVGVAQPGVDQSFGSLTTTKSSRAFQGQMDAGSFSNLFSK, encoded by the exons ATGGATCCCCTCAGCGTTACTGCCAGTGCTGTAGCCCTTGCGACTGCCGCGTTACAGAGCGCTAAGGCTCTTCACGACCTGGTTGATGGACTTGCGGATGCACCACATTCTGTTTCGCACAGCAAAAGCCTTCTTTCCCAGACCCAAACAACGTTAGGTACTCTAGCGCGAACACTCGAAACGAATTGTGCGCCTGACACAGTCGATTCCGTTCTTAAGGAGATAGAGCTTAACAAGGTGTTGGAGTCGACAAAGTCTATTTGTCAAGGATTCACAGCTGCCATGACAAGAGTTACCAGCCATTCAACGGATTCGCATTTCAGCAAACGCGACAGATTCGTCGTATACTTTCAAGACTCAAAGATAAATAAACTAAACAGAGATTTGGCGGACTGTCAAAGAACCATCACGATGGTTCTATCTTCAATCACGCT GATTGTTTCGAGCCGCACCTCTGGGAATATCGATCAGCTTCGGACTCAATTTGCTACACAGGAGCAGGCTCTAGCCAATCTGAGTGCACAACTCTCGATAAGAGAACCAGAGCCACAAGCAGATGACGACGGCATAGCTGCTGAGGGAGACTCGAGCGCGCGGTTAACGGATAGCCTCAGAGATGTCTGCCAGAAGACTCTGTCGGCAACCCGCGCATGCCGTACCGGGCAGAAGTTTGGTGATATGAAGACAGACGACCATTCGATTGCTATGCAAGGGATAGTCGGCGTGGCACAGCCAGGCGTGGACCAGTCGTTTGGCAGCCTAACGACCACGAAGAGTAGCCGTGCATTTCAAGGACAAATGGATGCAGGCTCTTTTAGCAACCTCTTCAGCAAATGA
- the FNT1 gene encoding NB-ARC domain and tetratricopeptide repeat-containing NOD-like receptor (COG:Z; EggNog:ENOG503NWHJ): MARAEQHVEQHFGNAEASDGGLLFQGHVNGSLHIHHETRANQHAAQRIIPFPRNEDIVDRYIFAALDQLLPPSPDYQSAALWGLGGSGKTQIALEYAYRRSRDPTCSVFWVHADNETTFTQDYKVIAKRLRLADGLDGPELLMAVRERIEASPCWLLILDNADNLAVFGVGRTQSGRDQGQDTEEKQSLYDFVPRGPAGTVLWTSRDKRISGSLVGGRRAINVASMTEGEAKILLETVMCREIAEEESHHAMALLAELDLLPLAVSQAAAYMGRTATPIGEYLSKLKRRIKRWQLLSETEFDRHRRADMSNSVMQTWGISIEHMRQENQMAYNILHSLAFVDNQNIPLELVAKAAEIIARPTRYEKTASAESVCIKVQDEHQNKHQDDDDKVLAAVVLLQHFSFLHPRTSGERYGVYEMHKLVQEATQYSLSQEDRRTDQWHFSEVALRAATSLFPESRRELWGECEIYLRHAQLAAGWAGLCRGGVEAAALLTRVSDYLYDRGRWREREPVDLRAYEYRRELLGDKHPGTIRSMANLAATYHAQGRYEEAEKNYMEVLALRRDVLGDNHPDTIWSMAELATTNYAQGRYEEVEKNYMEVLALRRDVLGDNHPDTIWSMANLATIYHDQGRYEEAEKIKVEVLALRRDVLGDNHPDTIWSMANLATIYHDKGRYEEAEKIKVEVLALRRDVLGDNHPDTIWSMADLAATYHAQGRYEEAEKIKVEVLALRRDVLGDKHPHTIRSMAELAATYHDQGRYEEAEKIKVEVLALRRDVLGDKHPDTIWSMANLAATYYAQGRYEEAEKISVEVLALRRDVLGDKHPHTIWSMANLAATYHAQGRYEEAEKIKVEVLALRRDVLGDKHPHTIRSMAELATIYHAQGRYEEAEKISVEVLGQAHPSAQRSLRAFNLWGRDKKKSSRIRRMFGRIAHHVRATTPQ; encoded by the exons ATGGCGCGGGCGGAGCAACATGTGGAGCAGCATTTTGGGAATGCGGAAGCTTCCGACGGCGGCTTGCTGTTCCAGGGTCACGTTAACGGATCTCTCCACATCCATC ACGAAACACGGGCGAACCAGCACGCTGCGCAGCGGATTATCCCGTTCCCGCGCAATGAGGACATAGTGGACCGCTACATCTTCGCCGCGCTCGACCAGCTTCTACCCCCCTCGCCCGACTACCAGAGTGCGGCGCTCTGGGGTCTCGGCGGCTCCGG CAAAACGCAGATTGCGCTCGAGTATGCCTACCGCCGGAGCCGTGACCCCACTTGCTCTGTGTTCTGGGTCCACGCCGACAACGAGACGACATTTACGCAGGACTACAAGGTAATTGCGAAGAGGCTGCGCCTGGCGGATGGTCTGGATGGTCCGGAGCTGTTAATGGCCGTGCGTGAGCGGATCGAGGCGAGCCCGTGCTGGCTGCTTATTCTCGATAACGCCGATAACCTCGCTGTGTTTGGGGTGGGCCGGACACAATCAGGCAGAGACCAAGGTCAGGACACAGAAGAGAAGCAAAGTCTGTATGATTTCGTGCCCCGGGGCCCCGCAGGGACGGTGTTGTGGACAAGTCGTGATAAGCGGATCAGCGGCAGCCTTGTGGGCGGCCGACGAGCGATCAATGTCGCTAGCATGACGGAGGGAGAGGCGAAGATATTGCTCGAAACGGTCATGTGTAGAGAgattgccgaggaggagtccCACCACGCTATGGCGCTACTTGCCGAGCTCGACTTGCTCCCGCTCGCGGTATCACAGGCGGCAGCATATATGGGAAGGACGGCCACCCCAATCGGTGAGTATTTATCAAAGCTAAAGAGACGTATAAAGAGATGGCAACTGCTTAGCGAGACGGAGTTCGACCGACACCGCAGAGCGGATATGTCGAATAGCGTCATGCAGACGTGGGGTATCTCAATCGAGCACATGCGACAGGAGAACCAGATGGCCTACAATATCCTCCACTCACTTGCATTTGTAGATAACCAAAATATCccgttggagttggtggcgAAGGCAGCCGAGATAATAGCAAGACCGACCAGATATGAAAAAACCGCAAGCGCGGAGTCCGTATGCATCAAGGTCCAGGACGAGCACCAAAACAAGCAccaggacgatgatgacaaaGTCCTAGCAGCAGTGGTTCTTCTACAACACTTTTCGTTCCTACATCCGCGCACGTCCGGCGAACGGTACGGGGTCTACGAGATGCACAAACTCGTGCAGGAGGCTACACAGTATAGCTTAAGCCAAGAGGATCGGCGGACAGACCAATGGCATTTTTCGGAGGTAGCTCTTCGTGCTGCCACATCTCTATTTCCGGAGAGTCGACGAGAATTATGGGGAGAGTGCGAGATATATCTCAGACATGCGCAGCTTGCGGCCGGATGGGCCGGGTTGTGTAGGGGTGGGGTAGAGGCAGCGGCGCTGTTGACTCGAGTGTCGGACTATCTGTATGAccgtgggaggtggagagagcGGGAGCCTGTGGACCTAAGAGCCTATGAGTATCGGAGGGAACTTCTCGGCGACAAGCATCCTGGCACGATCAGGAGTATGGCGAATCTGGCGGCCACATACCATGCTCAG GGGAGGTATGAGGAAGCGGAGAAGAATTATATGGAAGTGCTAGCACTGCGGCGCGACGTTCTCGGCGACAATCATCCTGACACGATCTGGAGTATGGCGGAGCTGGCCACCACAAACTATGCTCAGGGGAGGTATGAGGAAGTGGAGAAGAATTATATGGAAGTGCTAGCACTGCGGCGCGACGTTCTCGGCGACAATCATCCTGACACGATCTGGAGTATGGCGAATCTGGCCACCATATACCATGATCAGGGGAGGTATGAGGAAGCGGAGAAAATCAAAGTGGAAGTGCTGGCACTGCGGCGCGACGTTCTCGGCGACAATCATCCTGACACGATCTGGAGTATGGCGAATCTGGCCACCATATACCATGATAAGGGGAGGTATGAGGAAGCGGAGAAAATCAAAGTGGAAGTGCTGGCACTGCGGCGCGACGTTCTCGGCGACAATCATCCTGACACGATCTGGAGTATGGCGGATCTGGCCGCCACATACCATGCTCAGGGGAGGTATGAGGAAGCGGAGAAAATCAAAGTGGAAGTGCTAGCACTGCGGCGTGACGTTCTCGGCGACAAGCATCCTCACACGATCAGGAGCATGGCGGAGCTGGCCGCCACATACCATGATCAGGGGAGGTATGAGGAAGCGGAGAAAATCAAAGTGGAAGTGCTGGCACTGCGGCGCGACGTTCTCGGCGACAAGCATCCTGACACGATCTGGAGTATGGCGAATCTGGCCGCCACATACTATGCTCAGGGGAGGTATGAGGAAGCGGAGAAGATATCAGTGGAAGTGCTAGCACTGCGGCGCGACGTTCTCGGCGACAAGCATCCTCACACGATCTGGAGTATGGCGAATCTGGCCGCCACATACCATGCTCAGGGGAGGTATGAGGAAGCGGAGAAAATCAAAGTGGAAGTGCTAGCACTGCGGCGTGACGTTCTCGGCGACAAGCATCCTCACACGATCAGGAGCATGGCGGAGCTGGCCACCATATACCATGCTCAGGGGAGGTATGAGGAAGCGGAAAAAATATCAGTGGAAGTGCTGGGCCAAGCTCATCCCTCTGCCCAAAGATCTTTACGCGCCTTCAATTTATGGGGGcgggacaagaagaaaagctcTCGTATACGCCGAATGTTTGGGCGTATAGCTCATCACGTTAGAGCTACGACTCCACAGTAA
- a CDS encoding hypothetical protein (EggNog:ENOG503NVBC; COG:C): MALSTLSLSTRTTARAIQRNLITKQPTASRLSLPACGDVIGPLTAPFATAYMHTAVSSRTNTSPSSSRNTSPRLQFFPRYSQVNKFPLAATMATIASSNPQHTMHTSGGSDSVWVHKVPYDQYPKFHTLDRNLETDVAVIGAGISGITTAYELVRRGKNVVMLEARDVLSGETGRTSGHLTNDLDDGFVEIAKKHGEGGAKIAAESHAWARDRIGQIAQELGIECEYRRLPAYDISQFPVGHEKHDQEIDELKQETEMQKKIGMHTRFDPNLKVKGWSGSIDQRGGMVVDNQATFHPTQYLVGVLNWLKQQPNFQCYTRTRVMSVAEKGVEVLGLGHKRVEIQTENGHTVKAENAVEATCVPLQKLSVITELEFYRSYCIAIRVPKGSIEDCLLYDNAEEYKYVRLTACDDKDDYLVVGGCDHKVGQEETTPRYAELEQWTRERFPQAGKIDYQWSGQIFEPVDFLGFIGKNQGCDKIYIVTGDSGDGLTHGTLAGKLIADEIEGNTVTNDWATLYAPKRLASILKSLPSLILHDLQINAQYKRFLQSDITDIEDLAPGCGGVLNPKTKKPMAVYKDENGQVHTYSALCPHLKGVVCWNSAEKSFDCPVHGSRFSKEGICVTGPAKANLSPMDKGGEVDQGIAVGAE; the protein is encoded by the exons ATGGCActctcaaccctctctctttccacCCGAACTACGGCTAGGGCCATTCAAAGAAATCTCATaaccaaacaaccaacagcTTCGCGCCTGTCATTGCCCGCATGTGGTGACGTCATCGGACCATTAACAGCACCCTTCGCAACCGCCTATATGCACACAGCTGTTTCATCTCGAACAAatacctccccatcctcctcccgcaaCACCTCACCAAGACTCCAATTCTTCCCTCGCTACTCTCAAGTCAACAAGTTTCCCCTCGCCGCAACCATGGCCACTATTGCCAGCTCAAACCCTCAGCACACGATGCACACCTCGGGGGGCTCCGACTCGGTTTGGGTCCATAAGGTCCCCTACGATCAATACCCCAAGTTTCACACCCTCGACCGCAATCTCGAGACAGATGTAGCCGTCATCGGTGCCGGCATCTCTGGCATCACGACCGCCTACGAGCTCGTCCGCCGCGGCAAGAATGTTGTCATGCTTGAGGCACGTGATGTGCTTTCTGGTGAGACAGGTCGCACCTCCGGCCATCTGACCAACGACTTGGACGATGGTTTCGTTGAGATTGCAAAGAAGcacggggagggtggtgccaaGATTGCCGCCGAGAGTCATGCCTGGGCGAGGGACAGGATTGGGCAGATCGCCCAAGAGCTTGGGATTGAGTGCGAATACCGTCGTTTGCCTGCTTACGACATTAGCCAGTTCCCTGTTGGGCATGAGAAGCATGACCAGGAGATCGATGAGCTGAAACAGGAGACCGAAATGCAGAAGAAGATCGGCATGCACACCAGGTTTGAT CCCAATTTGAAGGTCAAAGGTTGGAGTGGCAGCATCGACCAGCGAGGTGGTATGGTGGTTGACAATCAGGCGACCTTTCATCCAACCCAGTATCTCGTTGGTGTGCTCAACTGGCTGAAGCAGCAGCCCAATTTCCAGTGCTACACCCGCACTCGGGTTATGTCGGTCGCGGAAAAGGGTGTCGAAgttcttggcctcggccacAAGAGGGTCGAGATTCAGACGGAGAATGGGCACACGGTGAAGGCCGAGAATGCCGTGGAGGCGACGTGCGTGCCGCTGCAGAAGTTGTCGGTCATTACCGAGTTGGAGTTCTACCGGAGTTACTGCATTGCCATCCGCGTACCCAAAGGCAGCATCGAGGACTGCCTACTGTATGACAATGCCGAGGAGTACAAGTACGTACGCCTGACAGCTTGCGACGACAAGGATGACTACTTGGTTGTTGGCGGCTGCGATCACAAAGTTGGCCAGGAGGAGACAACACCGCGGTATGCTGAGCTGGAGCAGTGGACTCGTGAGCGGTTTCCTCAGGCTGGCAAGATCGATTACCAGTGGAGCGGGCAGATCTTTGAGCCAGTCGACTTTTTGGGATTCATCGGCAAGAATCAGGGCTGTGATAAGATTTACATCGTGACGGGAGACTCTGGCGATGGACTGACACACGGGACGCTTGCTGGGAAGCTCATTGCGGACGAGATCGAGGGCAACACAGTCACCAACGATTGGGCCACGCTGTATGCGCCGAAGCGCCTTGCGAGTATCCTCAAGAGCTTGCCGAGCTTGATCTTGCACGACTTGCAGATCAATGCCCAGTACAAGCGCTTTCTGCAGAGCGACATCACCGATATTGAGGATCTCGCGCCTGGCTGCGGCGGTGTGTTGAATCCG AAAACCAAGAAGCCCATGGCTGTCTACAAGGACGAGAACGGTCAGGTGCATACGTACAGTGCTCTTTGCCCTCACCTCAAGGGTGTCGTTTGCTGGAACTCTGCTGAGAAGAGCTTTGACTGCCCGGTGCATGGCAGTCGCTTCTCCAAGGAGGGCATCTGTGTGACTGGACCTGCGAAGGCGAACCTGTCGCCGATGGAcaagggtggtgaggttgaccAGGGCATTGCTGTCGGGGCGGAATAA